A window of the Cucurbita pepo subsp. pepo cultivar mu-cu-16 chromosome LG01, ASM280686v2, whole genome shotgun sequence genome harbors these coding sequences:
- the LOC111790163 gene encoding 6-phosphogluconate dehydrogenase, decarboxylating 3-like, producing the protein MAAPAKPTRIGLAGLAVMGQNLALNIAEKGFPISVYNRTTSKVDETVERAKAEGDLPLYGFHDPESFVQSIQKPRVIIMLVKAGAPVDQTIKTLSVYLEKGDCIIDGGNEWYENTERREKAMAELGLLYLGMGVSGGEEGARNGPSLMPGGSFEAFKHIEDILIKVAAQVPDSGPCVTYIGKGGSGNFVKMIHNGIEYGDMQLIAEAYDVLRTVGKLSNEELHQVFSEWNKGELLSFLIEITADIFSIKDDKADGYLVDKVLDKTGMKGTGKWTVQQAADLSVAAPTIASSLDARFLSGLKEERVEAAKVFGSGLSNVEVDKAKLIDDVRQALYASKICSYAQGMNLIRAKSIEKGWDLKLGELARIWKGGCIIRAVFLDRIKRAYDRNPELANLLVDPEFAKEIVERQSAWRRVVCLAINSGISTPGMSSSLAYFDSYRRERLPANLVQAQRDYFGAHTYERTDTEGSFHTEWFKIAKQLKN; encoded by the coding sequence ATGGCTGCTCCTGCAAAACCTACAAGGATTGGCCTTGCTGGTCTGGCTGTTATGGGTCAAAACCTGGCTCTAAACATTGCAGAAAAAGGCTTCCCTATTTCAGTATATAACCGAACAACCTCCAAAGTAGATGAAACAGTTGAACGAGCTAAAGCAGAAGGAGATCTTCCTCTCTATGGTTTCCATGATCCTGAATCCTTTGTTCAATCCATTCAAAAACCTCGTGTCATAATCATGCTTGTCAAGGCCGGGGCACCCGTTGATCAAACCATTAAGACCCTCTCTGTTTACTTGGAGAAAGGTGACTGCATAATTGATGGTGGTAATGAATGGTATGAGAACActgagagaagagagaaagccATGGCTGAGTTAGGCCTGCTCTACCTCGGAATGGGAGTTTCAGGGGGTGAAGAAGGTGCTAGGAATGGTCCTTCCTTGATGCCTGGTGGATCTTTTGAGGCCTTCAAGCACATTGAAGACATTCTTATTAAGGTTGCAGCCCAAGTTCCCGATAGCGGTCCCTGTGTAACGTACATCGGCAAAGGCGGATCGGGTAACTTCGTCAAGATGATCCACAATGGCATAGAATATGGTGATATGCAGCTGATTGCAGAGGCATATGATGTTTTGAGAACTGTGGGGAAGTTGTCAAATGAAGAACTTCACCAAGTTTTCTCAGAATGGAACAAGGGCGAGCTGCTAAGTTTCTTGATTGAGATCACTGCAGACATTTTCAGTATCAAGGACGACAAAGCCGATGGCTACTTAGTCGACAAGGTTTTGGACAAGACGGGTATGAAGGGTACTGGTAAATGGACTGTCCAGCAAGCTGCTGACCTCTCAGTTGCAGCCCCTACCATTGCTTCTTCTCTTGATGCAAGGTTCCTAAGTGGTttgaaagaagagagagtaGAAGCAGCAAAAGTATTTGGATCAGGTCTTAGCAATGTCGAGGTCGATAAAGCGAAGTTAATCGACGACGTGAGACAAGCTCTTTATGCATCCAAAATATGCAGCTATGCTCAAGGCATGAATCTGATCCGTGCCAAGAGTATTGAGAAGGGATGGGATTTGAAGTTGGGGGAACTTGCTCGAATTTGGAAGGGAGGTTGTATTATCCGAGCCGTGTTTCTCGACCGAATCAAGAGGGCTTATGACCGAAATCCTGAGCTAGCTAATCTCCTTGTGGATCCAGAATTCGCAAAGGAAATCGTCGAACGACAGTCAGCTTGGCGAAGAGTTGTATGTCTGGCCATCAACTCGGGTATCAGCACCCCAGGAATGTCGTCCAGTCTCGCTTACTTCGACAGCTACCGGAGGGAGAGATTGCCTGCAAACTTGGTTCAAGCTCAAAGAGACTACTTTGGTGCTCATACTTATGAAAGAACCGATACCGAAGGATCGTTCCATACCGAATGGTTCAAGATCGCGAAACAACTCAAGAATTGA
- the LOC111804405 gene encoding protein GLUTAMINE DUMPER 6-like: MRGMRSLAASASAMKTGHYHFWNTSVPYLFGAITLTLLLILTALIFLVCSCRKHSSSSDEEDQKTKIDTPSVAADDPQPKIVVIMAGNHTPTFLATATPSDSSNFSRSTERF; encoded by the coding sequence ATGAGAGGAATGAGATCATTGGccgcctccgcctccgccATGAAAACCGGCCATTACCACTTCTGGAACACTTCAGTACCTTATCTCTTCGGCGCAATAACGCTAACTCTGCTTCTCATCCTCACCGCATTGATTTTCCTCGTTTGCTCTTGCCGGAAacactcttcttcttccgacGAAGAAGACCAGAAGACGAAGATCGATACGCCATCAGTAGCGGCGGACGATCCACAACCTAAAATCGTCGTCATAATGGCTGGAAATCACACGCCGACCTTCCTCGCTACTGCTACGCCTTCCGATTCTTCTAATTTCTCCCGATCGACAGAGCGGTTTTGA
- the LOC111804953 gene encoding protein NSP-INTERACTING KINASE 1-like yields MGMSRAEATVSCLVASLLLWASAINGLLSPKGVNYEVQALMGIKASLQDPHGVLENWDGDSVDPCSWTMVTCSPESLVIGLGTPSQNLSGTLSSSIGNLTNLQIVLLQNNNITGPIPPELGRLSKLQTLDLSNNVFTGDIPSSLAHLRSLQYLRLNNNSLSGTIPMALANMTHLAFLDVSYNNISGPLPRFPSKTFNIVGNPLICATGTEAGCHGTTLMPMSMNLNSTQTGLPSVRLKSHKMALTFGLSLACLCLIVLVFGLFIWWRRRNNQPTFFDVKDQQHEEISLGNLRRFQFRELQIATNNFNSKNILGKGGFGNVYKGILSDGTVVAVKRLKDGNASRGEIQFQTEVEMISLAVHRHLLKLYGFCNTPTERLLVYPYMSNGSVASRLKGKLVLDWGTRKRIAIGAARGLLYLHEQCDPKIIHRDVKAANILLDDYCEAVVGDFGLAKLLDHQDSHVTTAVRGTVGHIAPEYLSTGQSSEKTDVFGFGILLLELITGQRALEFGKAANQKGGILDWVKKIHLEKKLEVLVDKDLKANYDRVELEEMVQVALLCTQYLPGHRPKMSEVVRMLEGEGLAVRWEASQRVDTSKCKPHDFSSSDRYSDLTDDSSLLVQAMELSGPR; encoded by the exons ATGGGTATGAGCAGAGCTGAGGCTACTGTTTCCTGTCTTGTGGCTTCTTtattgctttgggcttctgcAATAAATGGGTTGCTATCTCCCAAAGGTGTAAACTATGAAG TTCAAGCTCTGATGGGTATAaaagcttcccttcaagatcCCCATGGTGTGCTTGAGAATTGGGATGGGGACTCTGTTGACCCATGTAGCTGGACTATGGTTACTTGCTCTCCTGAGAGCCTTGTCATTGGCCT AGGGACCCCAAGCCAGAACCTGTCTGGGACTCTTTCTTCAAGTATTGGGAACTTGACAAACCTTCAAATTGT GCTGTTGCAGAACAACAATATCACAGGCCCAATTCCCCCGGAGCTTGGGAGGCTCTCAAAGCTTCAAACACTTGATCTATCCAACAATGTCTTCACTGGGGACATTCCTTCTTCTTTAGCCCATTTGAGAAGCCTACAGTACTT GAGGCTTAACAACAACAGCCTTTCTGGGACAATTCCAATGGCCTTAGCTAACATGACCCACCTTGCATTTCT TGATGTATCATATAATAATATCAGTGGCCCTCTCCCCAGATTTCCCAGCAAAACATTCAA CATTGTTGGAAATCCTCTGATCTGTGCGACCGGGACCGAGGCCGGTTGTCACGGGACGACTCTAATGCCCATGTCCATGAATTTGAACTCTACACAAA CTGGTTTACCTTCTGTGAGATTGAAGAGTCACAAAATGGCCCTTACATTTGGCTTGAGCCTAGCTTGCTTATGTCTCATTGTTCTTGTATTTGGACTGTTTATATGGTGGAGAAGACGAAACAATCAACCGACGTTCTTCGATGTAAAAG ACCAACAACATGAGGAAATTTCGCTTGGAAATCTAAGAAGGTTCCAATTTAGAGAACTTCAGATAGCAACAAACAACTTCAACAGCAAGAACATACTAGGAAAGGGAGGCTTTGGGAATGTTTACAAAGGAATTCTTTCGGATGGAACGGTTGTAGCTGTTAAAAGGCTCAAAGATGGCAATGCAAGTCGAGGCGAGATCCAGTTTCAGACTGAAGTTGAGATGATCAGCCTCGCCGTGCACCGTCATCTCCTCAAGCTATACGGCTTCTGCAACACACCTACTGAAAGGCTTCTTGTTTACCCCTATATGTCTAATGGAAGCGTGGCCTCCCGTCTCAAAG GAAAACTGGTATTAGACTGGGGAACAAGGAAGAGAATAGCCATAGGAGCTGCAAGGGGATTGCTATACCTTCATGAACAATGTGATCCAAAGATAATACATAGAGACGTTAAGGCTGCAAACATCTTGCTCGATGACTACTGCGAGGCTGTCGTTGGAGATTTCGGGTTGGCAAAGCTTCTCGACCACCAAGATTCACATGTCACAACTGCTGTGAGAGGCACGGTGGGTCATATAGCTCCCGAGTATCTCTCCACCGGGCAGTCATCGGAGAAAACAGACGTTTTTGGATTCGGAATCCTTCTCCTTGAACTGATCACAGGGCAGAGAGCCCTTGAGTTTGGCAAAGCAGCTAATCAGAAAGGAGGCATTCTTGATTGG GTGAAGAAGATTCACTTAGAGAAGAAGCTGGAAGTGCTAGTGGACAAGGATCTGAAAGCAAACTACGACAGAGTTGAGCTAGAAGAGATGGTTCAAGTGGCTCTGTTGTGCACACAATATCTACCGGGACACAGACCAAAGATGTCGGAAGTTGTCAGAATGCTTGAAGGAGAAGGGCTTGCTGTCAGATGGGAAGCTTCTCAGAGAGTTGATACCTCAAAGTGCAAACCCCATGACTTCTCTTCATCAGATAGATACTCTGATCTCACAGATGATTCATCGTTGTTGGTTCAAGCCATGGAGCTGTCTGGTCCAAGGTGA
- the LOC111776810 gene encoding pentatricopeptide repeat-containing protein At3g02490, mitochondrial-like: MRYSWRLLRLRAHFRCQLLLSSNSSHFQVLSNPNLQSLRYFSSLLHKYPVHDTSIVNFRYRTPRMLSYESEIGQKDSAHAVLFDIFSKCRDVDEIRKGLESSGIVISHDLVLEVLGKLESNPDEAIRFFGWVSGDYGEKLSSKSYNLMLGILGVNGRVEEFWDLNCDMKKKGYGISKSVQDKVLEKFEKDGLESEAEKLRDVFASGSIDKSPEKIGSIVCKLVRKNVWGDDVEQQLRDMNISFSSDMVKMILENLCTEPAKAFIFFRWIGENGMFKHDEQTYNAMARVLGREDSIDRFWKVVDEMRSHGYEIEVETFSEVLRRFCKRRMIEEAVNLYVFAMAGGNKPSVDCLTFLLKKIAVSKHLDLSLFSRALKIFTETGNALTDSMVFAVLKSLSTVGRIGEYNEVLNAMKEYGYVFSGGLKRKVAYQLSSTGKSDEANDFVNSLEASGCNSDNKTWAALIEGYCVAGDLAKASDCIHKMVEKGVDCCAGYTLDLVVNAYCQKKRETDASRLFCDLVDEKQLKPWHSTYKALINKLLVRGEFREALKLLGMMRNHEFPPFIDPFILYVSKSGTADDAIGFLKAMTSKSFPSTTVFLHLFEAFFQAGRHGDAQDFLSKCPGYIRNHADVLELFNSMKHVEAAPPPPNLAS; this comes from the coding sequence ATGAGATATTCATGGCGTCTGCTTCGTTTGCGAGCTCATTTTCGGTGTCAGCTGCTCCTTTCATCTAACTCCTCGCATTTTCAGGTTCTTTCCAATCCGAATCTGCAATCACTTCGCTATTTTTCTTCACTGCTTCATAAGTATCCTGTTCACGACACGAGTATCGTTAATTTTAGATACAGAACGCCTCGAATGCTCTCGTACGAATCGGAGATTGGACAGAAGGACTCTGCTCACGctgttttgtttgatattttctcTAAATGTCGGGATGTGGATGAAATTAGGAAAGGCTTAGAGTCGAGTGGTATTGTTATTAGTCATGATTTGGTGTTGGAGGTGTTGGGGAAGCTTGAGTCGAACCCTGATGAGGCTATCAGGTTTTTCGGTTGGGTTTCGGGGGATTATGGCGAGAAACTTAGCTCCAAGTCGTATAACTTGATGCTTGGAATCCTAGGAGTTAATGGCCGTGTTGAGGAGTTTTGGGATTTGAACTGTGATATGAAGAAAAAGGGTTATGGGATATCTAAAAGTGTACAGGATAAGGTATTGGAGAAGTTTGAGAAGGATGGATTGGAGAGTGAAGCTGAGAAGTTGAGAGACGTCTTTGCATCAGGATCTATTGACAAGTCTCCCGAGAAGATTGGTTCAATCGTTTGCAAACTTGTTAGGAAGAATGTGTGGGGAGATGATGTTGAGCAGCAATTGCGTGATATgaacatttcattttcaagtgATATGGTTAAGATGATATTGGAGAATCTTTGTACAGAACCAGCAAAagcatttatatttttccgaTGGATTGGTGAGAATGGGATGTTTAAGCATGATGAACAGACTTATAATGCCATGGCAAGGGTGTTAGGTAGGGAAGACAGTATTGATAGATTTTGGAAAGTAGTTGATGAAATGAGGAGCCACGGTTACGAAATCGAGGTGGAGACATTTTCTGAGGTGTTGAGACGATTTTGTAAAAGAAGAATGATTGAGGAAGCTGTAAacttgtatgtgtttgcaatGGCAGGAGGCAATAAGCCTTCGGTTGATTGTCTTACTTTTCTGTTAAAGAAAATAGCAGTTAGTAAGCACTTAGATCTTAGTCTGTTCTCAAGGGCATTGAAGATATTTACAGAGACAGGCAATGCATTGACGGATTCAATGGTTTTTGCAGTTCTCAAGTCTCTGTCTACTGTTGGTAGGATTGGAGAGTACAACGAGGTTTTAAATGCAATGAAGGAGTATGGATACGTATTTAGTGGTGGTTTGAAGAGAAAGGTAGCATACCAACTTAGTAGCACTGGAAAAAGTGATGAAGCAAATGATTTCGTGAATAGCTTAGAAGCTTCTGGCTGTAATTCAGACAACAAGACCTGGGCAGCTCTGATTGAAGGTTATTGTGTTGCTGGAGATCTTGCTAAGGCTTCTGATTGCATCCACAAAATGGTTGAAAAAGGTGTGGACTGTTGTGCTGGATATACTTTGGATTTAGTGGTCAATGCTTACTGTCAAAAGAAACGCGAAACTGATGCTAGCCGTCTTTTCTGTGATCTCGTTGATGAAAAGCAGCTAAAACCATGGCATTCTACATATAAAGCATTGATAAACAAGCTATTGGTTCGAGGGGAATTCAGAGAAGCTTTGAAATTGTTGGGGATGATGAGAAATCATGAATTCCCACCATTTATTGACCCATTTATTTTGTATGTATCAAAGTCTGGAACAGCTGATGATGCCATCGGCTTCCTGAAGGCCATGACATCGAAGAGTTTTCCTTCTACGACAGTGTTCCTCCATTTGTTTGAAGCATTTTTCCAAGCTGGAAGGCACGGAGATGCTCAAGACTTCCTTTCAAAATGTCCAGGTTACATTCGTAACCATGCTGATGTTCTGGAGCTTTTTAATTCTATGAAGCATGTAGAAGCTGCTCCTCCTCCCCCAAATCTGGCTTCTTAG
- the LOC111780445 gene encoding stress-induced protein KIN2-like produces the protein MADSSQQMSFQAGEAKGQAKEKTSNLIEKASNAAQSAKETVQEAGQQMVAKAQGAAEAVKDATGLNK, from the coding sequence ATGGCGGATAGCTCGCAACAGATGAGCTTTCAGGCTGGAGAGGCGAAGGGCCAAGCTAAGGAGAAGACAAGCAATTTGATTGAGAAAGCTAGCAATGCAGCTCAATCAGCGAAAGAGACCGTGCAAGAGGCAGGCCAACAGATGGTGGCTAAGGCTCAAGGAGCCGCCGAGGCTGTGAAGGATGCCACCGGATTGAACAAATGA